The Primulina tabacum isolate GXHZ01 chromosome 7, ASM2559414v2, whole genome shotgun sequence genome includes a window with the following:
- the LOC142551278 gene encoding putative serine/threonine-protein kinase At1g54610 produces MGCVFGKEISSGPSSGTVVDGKGRVDVEERDSSRPPGKREKLVVDSVSKSEVGGDAGEVRNGENQEEELKERNERRPKGERRRSKPNPRLSNPPKHIHGEQVAAGWPSWLSAVAGEAINGWTPRRADTFEKIEKIGQGTYSNVYKARDAITGKIVALKKVRFDNLEPESVRFMAREILILRRLDHPNVVKLQGLVTSRMSCSLYLVFDYMEHDLAGLASSPGIKFTETQVKCYMHQLLSGLEHCHNRHVLHRDIKGSNLLIDDEGVLKIADFGLASTFDPNSKQPMTSRVVTLWYRPPELLLGATYYGLGIDLWSAGCILAELFAGKPIMTGRTEVEQLHRIFKLCGSPSEEYWKKSKLPHATIFKPQQSYKRCIAQTFKDFPPSSLPLIDRLLAIDPADRQTATAALESDFFTTKPYACDPSALPKYPPSKEIDAKRRDEEARRIRAAGKTQADGVKKTRARDRQRAIPAPEANAELQANIDRRRLITHANAKSKSEKFPPPHQDGGLGYPLGSSHHIDPSFDPPDVPFSSMNFSYSKDPIQTWSGPLVDPSAAVAPRRKSKPSKKDNRKG; encoded by the exons ATGGGGTGTGTTTTTGGGAAAGAGATTTCATCTGGGCCGTCTAGTGGTACTGTCGTAGATGGAAAGGGGAGGGTTGACGTAGAAGAGAGAGATTCATCTAGGCCACCAGGGAAGAGAGAAAAGCTAGTAGTTGATTCAGTAAGTAAATCTGAGGTTGGTGGTGATGCTGGTGAGGTTCGAAATGGCGAAAATCAGGAGGAGGAGCTGAAGGAGAGGAATGAACGGCGCCCAAAGGGTGAGAGGAGGAGGTCTAAGCCAAATCCAAGGTTAAGTAATCCCCCCAAACACATCCACGGGGAGCAAGTGGCTGCTGGGTGGCCATCTTGGCTCTCAGCAGTTGCGGGAGAAGCCATCAATGGTTGGACACCACGCCGTGCTGATACATTTGAAAAAATTGAGAAG ATCGGACAAGGTACTTATAGTAATGTGTATAAAGCTAGAGATGCCATAACGGGGAAGATTGTTGCGTTAAAGAAGGTTAGGTTTGACAATTTGGAGCCTGAAAGTGTGCGATTTATGGCTAGGGAGATATTAATTCTACGCCGATTGGATCATCCCAATGTTGTCAAACTGCAAGGATTGGTGACATCAAGAATGTCATGTAGTTTGTACTTGGTGTTTGACTACATGGAGCATGATTTAGCTGGCCTTGCTTCTAGCCCTGGGATCAAGTTTACGGAGACGCAG GTTAAATGCTACATGCATCAGCTGTTGTCTGGCCTTGAACACTGCCACAACCGCCATGTATTGCATCGTGATATAAAGGGATCAAACCTTCTTATAGATGATGAAGGCGTACTTAAGATCGCTGATTTTGGATTAGCTTCCACCTTTGACCCAAACAGCAAGCAGCCCATGACTAGTCGTGTGGTAACACTATGGTATAGGCCTCCAGAGCTGCTTCTTGGTGCCACCTATTATGGATTAGGTATTGACTTGTGGAGTGCTGGATGCATTTTAGCCGAGCTATTTGCCGGGAAGCCTATAATGACTGGGCGAACAGAG GTGGAGCAGTTGCATCGGATTTTCAAGCTATGTGGTTCACCATCAGAAGAATATTGGAAGAAATCGAAGCTTCCTCATGCAACCATATTCAAGCCCCAACAGTCATATAAAAGATGCATAGCACAAACATTTAAAGATTTTCCGCCATCATCATTGCCTCTAATAGATCGTCTACTTGCAATTGATCCAGCTGATCGCCAAACTGCTACGGCTGCATTAGAGAGTGAC TTTTTCACAACAAAGCCTTATGCTTGTGATCCTTCAGCCCTTCCAAAGTACCCGCCGAGCAAGGAGATAGATGCTAAGCGTCGTGATGAAGAAGCTAGGAG GATAAGAGCTGCCGGTAAAACACAAGCGGATGGTGTGAAGAAAACACGTGCACGTGATCGGCAGCGAGCAATTCCGGCACCCGAAGCCAATGCTGAGCTGCAAGCTAATATTGAT AGGAGGCGACTAATCACACATGCTAACGCAAAGAGCAAGAGCGAAAAGTTTCCTCCCCCACACCAAGATGGAGGACTCGGTTATCCCTTAGGATCGTCTCACCACATTGATCCATCCTTCGACCCCCCCGACGTGCCTTTCAGTTCTATGAATTTCTCGTACTCCAAAGATCCTATTCAAACTTGGTCTGGCCCATTAGTCGATCCCTCAGCTGCGGTCGCTCCAAGAAGAAAATCGAAGCCATCGAAGAAGGATAATCGGAAGGGCTAA